GAGTACACGGCGATTTACAAGGATTGGATCAATGATTTAGAAAGGGAAACATCGACTTGGCCAATTGAAGTAAAGAGTCGAATAAGTGAGGGAATTCAATATGGCGAAAGACTCCTTGACCGAATTTTAGACAAATCGTTAAATATACTGTTGAAAGTTGGAAATTTTTTATTCGTTATCATTTTAATTCCATTTATCTCTTTCTATATGTTGAAAGATATTGAAAAAATTAAAGAGATGGCGTGGAAGCTGACCCCGCATAAATGGAGAAGAGAAGGTAAACAATTTCTATACGATGTAGATGAATCTCTAGGACAATATATTAGAGGACAATTTATTGTTTGCCTCTCAATGGGAGTTATTGCTTTCCTTTTATTTTGGTTTGTAGGAATTAAATATTCTTTACTCCTTGGTATCATTGTAGGAGTAACAAATATTATTCCTTACTTTGGTCCTGTAATTGGAGCCATTCCTTCTGTTATTATTGCAGCAACGATGTCAATGAAGCTAGTAATTATTAGTATAATCATTATTGCTGTATTGCAGTTTATTGAAGGGAATATATTATCTCCATATATTGTGGGAAAAAGCTTGCATATGCATCCTTTAATGATTATTGGCGCACTTCTCTTAGGTAGTGAAATAGGAGGGATTATAGGGCTGTTGGTGGCTGTTCCCCTTTTGGCTATATTAAAAGTAACCTTATTTCATATAAAGTTACGGTTTATAGACAAAGTCCGAATTTGAAAAATCGTTCCGACTTAGTTTGACAAACCTTATTGCAGTCCTCTATAATTTTCCGTATAAAATGACTAATAGGAAACACGAAGAAGGAATCAAGTACGTTACAGACCATTTGAGTGCAGTATGACATGCATGGAAGAGAGGAATCTCCGTAGGCTGGAAGGGATTCTAAATGAAGGGTAACCGAAGCTATTCTGGAGTGCAGCTAATACCTGCCGTTAGCCACGTTAAGGCTTTGGAGTGATGGGGATTATTATAATCCACATAACCAGGGTGGTACCGCGAGTTAGCTCTCGTCCCTGTTTTTAGGGATGAGGGCTTTTTTGTGTCTAAAAAATCAGTAGGAGGAAAAACAATGAATTACATAGGTGGTAATGATATTCGTAAAATGTTTTTAGATTTCTTTGTATCAAAGGGTCACAGAGTGGAACCGAGTGCATCCCTAGTACCCCATGAAGACCCATCTCTATTGTGGATTAACAGTGGGGTAGCAACTTTAAAAAAATACTTTGATGGAAGAATTGTTCCCGAAAACCCTCGAATTACAAATGCACAAAAATCAATACGTACAAACGATATTGAAAATGTAGGGAAAACAGCAAGACACCATACATTCTTTGAGATGTTAGGGAATTTCTCTATTGGTGAATACTTCAAAGAAGAAGCAATTGAATGGGCGTGGGAGTTCCTAACCAGCCCAGAATGGATTGGTTTTGATCCAGAGAAGCTATCAGTTACCATCCACCCAGAAGATCAAGAGGCCTTTGATTTATGGCATGAAAAAATAGGAGTACCTAAAGAACGTATCATCCGTTTAGAAGGTAATTTCTGGGATATTGGAGAAGGGCCAAGTGGACCAAATACAGAAATTTTCTATGATCGAGGACCTGAATATGGTGACGACCCTAACGATCCAGAGCTCTACCCTGGTGGAGAAAACGATCGTTATTTAGAAGTATGGAACCTTGTGTTCTCAGAATTTAATCATAATCCAGATGGAACTTACACCCCACTACCGAAGAAGAACATCGATACAGGTATGGGATTGGAACGTATGGCATCAGTCATTCAAGAAACCCCAACTAACTTTGAAACCGATTTGTTTATGCCCATTATTAAAGAGACAGAGTCCATTTCAGGAAATGAATATGGTAAAAATACAGAGCAAACAGTAGCGTTTAAGGTCATTGCAGATCACATTAGAACCGTTGCTTTTGCTGTTGGAGATGGTGCATTACCTTCCAATGAAGGTAGAGGCTATGTATTAAGACGTCTGCTAAGAAGAGCTGTTCGTTATGGAAAAGTGCTTGGTATTGACGAACCTTTCCTTTACAAGCTAGTACCTGTTGTTGGCTCTATCATGGTTGACTTTTATCCAGAAGTAAATCAAAAACAAGATTTCATCCAGCAAGTAATCCGAACAGAAGAAGAAAGATTCCACGAAACCTTAAATGAAGGCATTAACATGATCAGTAATATCATCGAGCAACAAAAAGGGAAAGGGGATCACGTAATCCCTGGAACGGACGTCTTTAAGCTTTATGATACGTATGGATTCCCAGTGGAATTAACAGCAGAATATGCTGAAGAAGCGGGCATGAAAATGGACGTTGAAGGCTTTGATGCAGAAATGGAAAAACAACGTGCACGTGCAAGAGCTGCAAGACAAGAAGTGGGTTCCATGCAGGTTCAAGGTGGTGTATTATCTGACAT
This genomic stretch from Bacillus carboniphilus harbors:
- a CDS encoding AI-2E family transporter; this translates as MRSLDIKIKWLYWLGIILLSFILLYIFVLLKGIWLPVLKILFTVLTPFIIGAFISYLLHPTVEKLHESGLHRGLSIFIIYFLFFSLIGWGLYKGVPAFISQLRDFAENAPEYTAIYKDWINDLERETSTWPIEVKSRISEGIQYGERLLDRILDKSLNILLKVGNFLFVIILIPFISFYMLKDIEKIKEMAWKLTPHKWRREGKQFLYDVDESLGQYIRGQFIVCLSMGVIAFLLFWFVGIKYSLLLGIIVGVTNIIPYFGPVIGAIPSVIIAATMSMKLVIISIIIIAVLQFIEGNILSPYIVGKSLHMHPLMIIGALLLGSEIGGIIGLLVAVPLLAILKVTLFHIKLRFIDKVRI
- the alaS gene encoding alanine--tRNA ligase, giving the protein MNYIGGNDIRKMFLDFFVSKGHRVEPSASLVPHEDPSLLWINSGVATLKKYFDGRIVPENPRITNAQKSIRTNDIENVGKTARHHTFFEMLGNFSIGEYFKEEAIEWAWEFLTSPEWIGFDPEKLSVTIHPEDQEAFDLWHEKIGVPKERIIRLEGNFWDIGEGPSGPNTEIFYDRGPEYGDDPNDPELYPGGENDRYLEVWNLVFSEFNHNPDGTYTPLPKKNIDTGMGLERMASVIQETPTNFETDLFMPIIKETESISGNEYGKNTEQTVAFKVIADHIRTVAFAVGDGALPSNEGRGYVLRRLLRRAVRYGKVLGIDEPFLYKLVPVVGSIMVDFYPEVNQKQDFIQQVIRTEEERFHETLNEGINMISNIIEQQKGKGDHVIPGTDVFKLYDTYGFPVELTAEYAEEAGMKMDVEGFDAEMEKQRARARAARQEVGSMQVQGGVLSDIKIESQFVGYETLMTSGKVEAIVVGGELVNEISEGSEAFVILNQTPFYAESGGQIGDKGFFESTAVKAEVLDVQKAPNGQNLHRVRVVSGTLTEGTTVEAKVNQEARKEIVKNHTATHLLHQALKDVLGSHVNQAGSLVEPTRLRFDFSHFGQITQEELETIETIVNEKIWASIDVDIFHKSIDEAKAMGAMALFGEKYGDVVRVVQVGEYSLELCGGCHVPNTSAIGLFKIVSEGGIGAGTRRIEAVTGKAAYQRLNDQIQVLKSASQLLKVQPKDVATKISTLQTEMRELEKENESLKAKIGNIEAGNLLDSVQDVNGVKLVAKNIPGSDMNQLRSMVDDLKEKLGSGIILLGTAQDDKVQLIAGVTKDLVEKGYHAGKLIKEAATICGGGGGGRPDMAQAGGKNPEKLNDAITFAQEWVKSV